The nucleotide sequence tttgttagggTATTAGTATTAcatttactagctgttgcctgcAACTACATACATGTGAAAATGTCAATAATGGTAAGAATTCTTGATCGGTTGACCTCCATAACATTTACAGGGGAATGtgcatattaatattatgtttacacattaagttttattaataacagatttatcacaaacaaaaaataaaatgacttaATTGTATGCTCATTAAGAATGTAATAAAGAAAAGGTATTGagagtctctgcctaccctaccAGGACAGATGCatgatattatatatgtaagtgGAACATTGAAAAGAAGCTGTAATGTAGTGTGTCAAACAATAGaatgtttgttataattaaactatcagcataaaatactttatattgATAATCATACCTACATGAAAATTGTCTCCTGTGTtgttattacaataatactaatttaagattattatataacaacactagaggccgcccgcgacttcgtccgcatggaaaccctatcaatcccgcgggaactctgggataaaaagtagcctatgtgttattctgggtcttcagctacctacataccaaatttcatggtaatcggttcagtagtttttgcgtgaaagagtaacaaacatccatacatccatacaaactttcgcctttataatagtagtaggatagggGACAATTTTTCTCCATCCATTTATCCAAtgaatcactacatattaaagtattttccccatattttctctgtctatatgtatgataTATATGGTAATCTTGGAAAGTGTGGAGGATTTTCTTCCTGGTTAAATTGTTGAAGGGTTTTCAGAGGAAGGTGTATAACcacattataatttctttacaattattaatgaCTTATGTAATTCAGGAAGAGCGCCGCAGCGAAGCGAACAGCAGACGCGCTCAGGAAGTGAGCGCCGCGTTGGACAGCGCGGGGCTCCTGATGGAGATGCTGCGGCACGCGGCCAGCGCCTCCGCCGACGAGGAGCAGCTCATACACGAACTCCACGCTCGCTGTGCGCGACTGAGGCCTGTGTTGCAGCGCCTGGCTGCTGCAGACGCAGATGCTGACAATCTTAGTGAGATCTCTTTTATTTATGGAccaattttgttttcaattcaTTCCATATGCTAAAGTAAAAGACCATACCGCCTTGTCATTAgtggaatatatttttgagtttatgGACGACTTCGGCGGCGCTCTCCGTCGAGGTCTTCTGTCCCCGCGCTGTGCACGGCCGACGCCGATAaccttaaaacttttttatttatggatctcttttttgtgttaattCATACTATACGCAAAAGTCAAAAGACCGTGCTACCGTGCGTGCCtggtcatcatcatcatttcagCTGTAGGACGTCCACTGCTGAAATAACTTCCACCTCGCTGTGTTGGAGGCCACCTGCACCCAACGTTGAATAGTAATTAGTCGATTATGTCTTGACTTTATGGACTTCTTTGGCGAGGCTCTTCGCCAACGAGGAGCAGCTCAACACAAAGTGCATTACCCCAGCCAAAGCATTGAATAGACGTATTTTTACTGACTCTGTTGTTTTAGTAGAAATGACATAGATTTCCAATTACATATATGCAAGTCTAGGTCGGTTTGGTTATTACCTTACCCTTTTGGTcgcatcatgtattttttatttctatgtttatgaaggaaaatgtaatgttacatcttgcgccaaataaatatttttctttctttcttctttctttgttTCATTAGGTACATTTGGTTTCTTTAgtaaatgaaataagtaaaaaatcttTCAGGTGACATCCTACATGCGAACGACGTACTCGATGAAGTTTTCGAGAAATACAACACTTTCGTTGGTCACAAAGAAGACAAGACAAAACCCCAAACAACGGTCATAGCGGAGCGTCAGGAGAGTCTCCTGGACTTCGCCGGAGCGAACCCGGCTCACGCGGCACGGGATCAGAAGAATGTTATAGATGAACTGGGAGACATATTCGCAACGGAACCTACTACCAACACCATCACTGAGCCTTTGAAACCTGTGAGCCTTATGCCGAACGGTAATTACAATTCaagcattgtttttttttttggttaaacCAGCAATTATTACTTCCATGTCGTCCGGTGGTGAAGATAAAACTGAGTGTGTACCAGTTGCTTCGCCAGAGCCCATGTaaactattttgtattataccatatgtataaaatctaactttatattttttttacagaagaTGTCGATTTACTAGGTCATAAACCAAAAGCGGAAGGCTGGAATGTATTGGACTCTCTCGGAGAGCAGTTAATGAAGCAATCTTTGCCGGATAGTTCGAAACGTGTAGATAGTTTCAATGGGTAAGAGTTTACAATCAATTGTTTTACTAGTATAATATTCCCTTGCTTTGGTCTTTTCGGCAGGGTTTCTCCTTCTTAAATGCCATATATGACAAgtaatagacaaaaaaattaatgcatCGTAATATAGTAGCAAAttggcaaattaaaaaaaatatatttcgtttCAGGAAAATTACAAAGAAGATACCAATGAATGCACTAGAAAAGTCTCCTAAGAAGGAAACGCAATTACTTAACAATGGTGCAATGTTGGATTTAGATTTTTTCACGAAAAAGCCTGAAGAGAAACGGGAACAACCAACTCCCGTGCCCTCACAGACTGATGACGTCATGGTGGACATCACAGATGGAGCGTCTTGCAACAAAAGTGAAAGCCCACTTGACAAAATACTGGATATAGGATTACCGTTAGCTAACTCAAAATGTGATAATGTTGAATCGCCTATAGATAAGGAAGTGGAAAGGAAGGATAGTGTTAAGAAATATGGAGAAGTGAAATCGTTGAGTGATATAAATGTGTCTTTAACAAGCGTGCAGCCAAGTGATGTGCCTCCGATGACGATTTTCGAAGAGGAGGGTGGCGTGAGCGTCGTACTTCATTTCTGTAAGGATAAGCCGAGGCCAGATGTGAATGTGATTGTGGTGTCCACCACTAGTAGAAGCAGCTTACCAATTGAAGATTATAGGTTCCAAAGTGTTGTCCCGAAGGTAAGCAATTTTGTTCCAGTATGTAGCCTATTCATATCTTTATTACAAAGAagaaaattctttcactgttaaaACAATATGCTATCTACAGTTGTAAGGTTTCACactggaattgagattcaaatagtgacaggttgctagctcgtcgcctacaagaggaatcccaagtttataagccttctcTGTaacgcaaccgggactaatgcCGGGATAATGAGGACTCAAAGGCATGAACTTTCCAGGGCTGCAAGGTGCGGCTGCTGCCCGCGTCGGGCTCGGCGCTGCCGCCGCGCCTGCCCTTCGTGCCGAGCGCGGCGCTCACGCAGCTGCTGCTGCTGGCGCGCCCGCGCGCGGCGCCGCCGCCCACGCTCAAGTTCCTCATCACGTACACCTGCGACGACGACGCCTACTCCGAGATGGGAGAGGTCACTGACCTGCCGCTCGACGACATATAAGACTTAACGTACTTAAACGACATACTTTGCAATTCTGTTGCGGCAAAATAAAGCAATGAAGTTGCAACAAAATAGCCTAGGTACTTCTTTGTAATTTGGTACCAACATGTTGACATGTTGcagtattaaaattgtaaagtgAGTAGGCCGTTTAACCTGTGCAATTATAGTATTATAAACGCGACAATGCTAAGACATCATCTTTATGATCtcgtatttatgtatttattgttacCGTTCTGTTTAAAGACTCGAACAATATAACTATGGGgataaaatttgttaacaTTACATGTATAGAAATAATTTGTACATTTACAGTTCTTAAATTCATAAAGGACCCCAAACACCTTTTCAAAAAATCAtagcaaatttataaaaattatagcctattttttatgttattaattataacaataatgttTGCTGTACAAAGAGTTCCTGTCGCATTGTCGCctacaaaatatgtaaagcTTTAGTTGAATTTTCGACGCGATATTTAGATTGAGTGAGAGAAGTATATTTGATCTAGTCTGTATCCTCGTATCGGATATATTGTTGCATTCCAAAACAACattcagaaatattttatttaagtttatagtgaaattgttattttttttatactttgacATGACATGCGgatctgaaaaataattataagaacATTCAGTATTATGTGTATGTCGCAATGTTACGTTGATTTACTAGTTACtgatcattaaataaaattatgttgcgCATTGTCAAAACCTGTTAATAGTGATAAAATTGCTTCTTATTTGGAATATTGGCCGTTGGTAATCGGTATGgaatatgtattttcttaagatttCTAAGAATATTTAcagcatttttattatgaggtatttaactaaacattatataagtactcattttgaaatttacactacactgttttgtaatttacaAAACAGTGTTAGctttttagtaaatataatGATTGCTTGCTTCGAAAGGATCTGTCttccgaaataaatatattgccCAGgagtataatattttgatttattaagaatgcaaaataaaatgatgtcATTTgaaaaatcaaagaaaattactCCATACCTAGAGGGTCGACTTGGaatcaatataaaacatttgcggcatacaaaaacatttgcatttaattgtacaattttatatgCTTATGTTGTTCAATACAACTTAgcgataattttattaattcaaattagaAATATTTCTCATAATATCAGTGTCTATGTACTGTACGTACcgctatttatattttataataaataatgaaaattaatacttGTCAATATAATTTATCACACAATTACCCGCGCATCCCACCCTGTAGCAATGGTATTTCATTGAatacattatacaaaaaactTCATCTTTTGGGCAATAACAATGaatcagtaaataaataataactatatgtgaagtttttcttttataataattgatttattattatattataataatatgtcatattttgaaaccaaGGTTTGAGAAAATGCACTTCTCCGTAATTTTTATGGAGGTTATAGCTAatcttgtttttaataaaaaaaagccactagaaataaaaaaacaattttgaatttcattaaaaatatttactgcaTTACAAATTATctcatttacaatattacaacggtatttacataaaacatgTTAAATGTTTGTACAAATGCGTCTGGAATAGAGCTCCAAAACTTAGGAATGGTTTGGACTTGCTTTGAAGCTAAATTAAAAGGGGATATCGCGGTATTTCTTTTACcggtgaaaaaaaataaaacatttctttaatatttttcacatttttgtaTTCAATTGTCAATAATCTGTATATGCTTCTTTTGGCGCCGCATCGTGTCATTGACGTGCACGTTAACAAACGCTTGTTATCCATACAGCACTGACCGCCGTTCGTTTCTTAAGCTGCTGTATGCGGCATTAGGGTCATTGCAGACAAGGAGAAAACTTGCTCGAGcactttttatttgtacacataatttttttagaacTTAATTGTTTGTATTAAACCTAGTCAACAttgctaaaattataaaggaagatttaatttttatggagACAGGTCTAGCAAGGATGATATAGTTACTGCGTCACAATACCTGTGATCTGAGTATATTCTTAATTAATTACCTATCAGCAAAAACATTAACTATTTacatcattaaatataaattctaaattataaactaaaaaatgaGGAACTTTTCGTACATTATTTGAATATGGCGTGTCAGAAAGTTTTCTCTCCTTTTTCATTCCcataaaaagtatgatattacaaataaaataaattcatatttccATTTAGTACAATCTCCTGGGGAAATCTTGTCCATTTCAATGGGCCGTAAAATCCTCTTCTAAACTTCTTGTCCTGTAAAATGCAGTACTTGTATTCACAATCACAATTAAATtagtaatatttgtattgaaattattcattttttaaacttatatatatatatgggaaGAATATATAAGTAAAGAATAATTCCCCGCCTCTGTTCCCCATTAGCTACAACGTAGGCATTCCAAGGCACGAGTGAATAGACATTATTTGTGCTTGCATGCCCCATCTTAGACTCTTGATTATCatcaggcagattgaggtcaaacgaGCTCAAATGTACATGAAAAAATGCAAGTTTTTAAGTGGCGGTACAAACTATGGTTCAACATTTTCACCAATGACGTACATGTTGGTCTGCTATCGAAGAAAAACTTCCCTTTCCGTATAGATCGTAAAAAACGATCAAGGTATAGGGATTTTatacttgggatacttcttttacgcgatgggctagcaacctgtttagaaatttgaatctaaacaCCATccttaagccacacagctaaAATTGAAGGCCACTTTCATTCTTtccaaggctctgtctaccccgtgaaatatataaagtgaAATGTATGTACCAACCTTGTGTGCGTTATCAGACGGCCTGGTCCCTGAAAGCGAGCGCGGTGATTGGTTTCTGGTGGCCGCAGTACTCGCGCTCCAGCGAGCCCTTCTCCACGTGCCACAAGCGGGCGTAGCTATCGGATGAACCTGGAACAAAAACAGTTATCACTTTACTAAGAGAGCGCCCGCGTGGAACGAAATGTCTCGCTTATCTCCTTTCCAGcgagaatttcgggaaatccttaCTTAGTAGTGGAGATGGCTCACGCGCAAAACTTCTCTTTCGCTAAATGTCCCCTGGtagtaaaatattcaaagcaaaattaattattacaattacagcctaactagaggccgcgcgacttcgtccgcattgaaaccctatcaatcccgcgagaAATCTGGCATAAACCCtgagttatttaaataaaataaaaaaaaaagtattaattattctgggtcttcagctaccctaCCTACCAAAATTCATcgtaattggttcagtagtttttgcttgaaagagtaacaaacatccatactgacatcgtgacatactcacaaactttcgcatttataatattagtaggattatgaTAATCTATAATAATGTTGGTACATCAATATGAacctattcaaaataaaaacaataccaAATTacgttaattttgttttgtttagtatttaagcctatctcttagtcgcaaatacttttttacaaatatccatgggaacgaaatggagtggtccaattcttttttatctttgttgAATTTTcgggaaaataaaacaaaaaataaaatatttattgtgataCTTCTACGAAAAGCTAGAAATCCtctcaatttaaattatggtCTTTAGCGAACCCCGGGCTTCTCCTTAGAGGACGCAACAGGCACAATAATCAGGATAATgacacatctttccacttgccacgatttctgtACGTGAGATGAATATCTATCATACTCGTATTCATCTCATGAAAGCCCGACGGCTTTATACTTTAAGCTAGTCACTACTCTGCATTTCTCTTCATCTTATGTCTATAGAGGAACAACTGGACTTGTTAGATTGCGGTTGCGATTGTGAACTGGACATGCGTAGCCTTTCTCGAAGCCGCCTAGATGTTTGAGCCGCCTAAAGTTTTGCCGGTAGAGGGCACAAATGGCTGGGTTGGTTTACGTAATAATCTCGGTCTTTCGACAAAGGACACACTGTGAATCTTAAGAACACCTggtatacttaaaaaaagctTAGGCTTGTTCCATATGCAATTGCCCAGTAAACCTTTTTGCTtagcaaaacaaatttattttttaaataaattttgcttgtgtaattttttttctcaattcaGTCGACCAGGAAaaacaaatacctacatatataaaattactacaCTTTTTTCACCGACATTCCcgtttcaaaatattattataatcgcATTTAAATACTCTTATAATTTATCGGAAGAAGTCGgcgaacaaaatataaattcaatcaCACGTATAGTAAAAAGTATAGGTCCTAAAACGGACCCTTGTGGCACTCCCGATGAGACAGTACAGTATGACGAAAAAAGCCGTTGACAAGAATGAAACTAAGACATGAGAAGCAGTGAAACaggatacaaaaaaaatgaatttatgtttaattaaagCGAAATTAGTCTTTCGAATATAAATCGCTATAAAAGACATTGTAAAAGCCTTAGTCAAGTCGTTGTCATCGTTGTTAATTAGATTCATTTCACCCAGACcataaatagataatatataGAGATGATATAACAAGTTGATGAATAGCAGAATTAAACAccgcctttaaaaaaatttggttctcagtgtatatgtatgtttgtccgcaaTAATCTTATGTTTCGCTGAGCCGATTCTgatgttttagaaattttgcCGACTTCAAGGAGGATATAAattggaggcggttctctttttgCTAACGTTATGTGtttatactaattttaataaatataacaaaatgtaacgacaactattaaaacatttatatttacaataggctatttgacaaagttctaaaaactatattagggtatttatttgtttataaggagccctacaaaaatacttttctgcctttattacagctattttattaaaaaatcgaaaaagaaaatgaaatattcaaatatgccgccaaaacgcgacttttagcaatatggcggccatggcatgcagtgacgtaaatttcgtgtaaatatgatacaaagcttgttggtgtttcgaaaagttttgattttctcttgttttatttaacttgtgttgtgccacgtcatatgtgtgaaaattattaaaatgagttcctataaatgttgtgcagtgcctcaatgcactaatacaacaataaaatctcctacgaaactgtttttttctatgccgatggatttgaatattcccAAGAAgaggtttcagatcatgatctaagatcagtggttaccaagatatacttacattgatgttttcacattcctcagttcgtatctcagcatagaaatctggattgtctatgaagaagacaatccagatttcttcatcaaccattattgcgtccacttttggtaggtttcgactgtcagctttcgcggaattggtttccattattaaatacctatgttatctgagtaatcctgagcgatcaaacacttataaaatcttgaaaactaatagcgaacactaaggaacggtacgatccacagtctgtttatggataattgacgtcataatagaaatagccaatcacgttcgtttttagtcacgtgacagctgcatataaaaacctaattttctgagacggattttgtttaaataatgcaatatttttatctcgcgttattacaaatcgctccaaaaaaataatattaagactgatgacataaaagaaatgtatatttttaatacagtcaaatagcctatttacataaataaaaacttaagcAGCAAAGACTGCGTAGTTTTAAATGAGTGATTCGTCACTCAGGAATTTTTACAACGCCATGTAAATGGAGGCAAGTCATTAAGGAGGTGAAAGCGCGGTGAGCTTCATAAAACTGAACTTAGTCTTATCCCGAAAGCCGATCACTTACCAGTGCGTTCCGTAACTTGCAAAGTGAACACAGAGAATTTCTACTAGTCTTGATTAGTTTATACTCAGTGAGTTTACGGGAgtaagactttttttttatttatttattctattgctttattttatttatatatgttatatttatttatattttttattttacatatttgctctttataaaaaatatggctTCTAATTCTATCACAAACCAAATTTTCATTAACGTACCCGGAGATGGAGTACATAGTGGCTATAAGGTTATTAAAATTGGCAACAACAATTATAAAACCCTTTTTAGTGTGTCTCAGCAATATTTAGGCTGCATTATTGGGAAAAAGGGTGCCAtgaagagaagtattgaaaatGATACACACTCTCATCTAAGAATACCCAAAGATACCGGGGTAATAACAATCTTTGGGAAATCCGTCAAAAACGTAAAAGCAGCAAGAAAATGTGTGGAAGaaattgtttcattttcaGCAATGAGACAACAATCGACTCATTTCCTAAATATCCCGGTTAACACCACTTCAATCAAGAACAGATATTTTGCTTTTAAGAGTGCCGTCTTGAAAACCTGTCCAATTGAGAGTGGTGTTGAAGACTCATTATTCATGAGAGGGAGCAAGTTGCACATCACTATTGGAGTCATGTGTCTGACGGACGGGGAGACATTGCAGGCTTCCAACCTGCTTAAAGAAGGGAatgaaaaaattgtgttgCCACTAATACGAAATCATTTACCTTTGAAAATACGTTTAAAAGGTCTATCGTATATGAATGATAACCCGAAAGCAATCGATATTTTATATTGCGATGTCCAAGAAGAGGATGCCCCACTTGGCATTCTACAAAATCTCATCGACTCTTTGTcggattatttttacaaagcaGGGATAATGAAGAAAAGATATGGGCAAGATAAAGTCAAAATGCATGTGACATTATTAAATTCCAAACATCGGAGACTTTCCCCGGAAGTTAATGATAATTTAGACAATGCACGAAAATGCGAAAGAGTTAGTTTCGACGGCACCGAGATTTTAAGAAACTACTCAGATTTCGATTTTGGAGTTGCAGAGTTGACTGAAATTCACCTATCAGAGAGCGGTGTGGGACCTGATGGGTATTACCTGCCCGTTTCTATCGTCTACTGTAAATAACCACCCTTTATTTCCCGTAGAGCTCTAGTACTACATTTCTTGCTTAATGCCCAGTTTTACAACTGACCGTGTCCATTATTTGCGCAGTTCCTTCAGTATCCTTCTCGGCCTTGTTGCCTTGTCTGATTATTCTAGTAATGTTGATTCTTTTGTCACAtgcatttgccacgatccctgtatacttctttcgcttcatccacattcataactggcttcatgcaagctcgtcggtttggGGTACTCTTTAGCATTTCGCCAGGACATCTCCGATTTGATAGGTTACGTTCGTTCCCATACACaatctccttgtatatttgtttagtcAACCTACTTTCATTAATTCTTTTCATATGCCTAATTTAATcttattgttgtttttatttagctTTAGAGGACTGATACATGACATACTTGACAAAAGACTATAGCACGGTGGGGAGACAGTTAGACTCGTGGTTGTGTCTCACAAAATGGGCGGCGGTGGGGCCCATTTCTAGCCGTgcttaggatttttttttcaatattaaatgaaagctaagctatttaaaatatgaccGACATTCATCCTCATTTCGTTTTTGTTACCTATCACACACATTTCAAAATGCGACGAACCATTATTTCATTAGTACATTACCTTTcattattacattacatatgtatgtcattaTTACCAGGGAATAGTTTGGACTCgcccaaatatttttttcatgtcGATCTTGGATAGATTTTTATTAGGCTAAACGAtataaagcgaaacagcggttccatcaattaaatacaatacacaaatagaaatacattatttgaaaaaaaaaaaaaacaataatcgCCGGTAAATGATCTTAGTAATTTCTTCGAACTAATCTTTTTCCTTTCATTGTTATAATGACGTTAACATTAGCTAATGACTTATAActttaccttttttaaataccgTGTAACTGCTATCTATAGAAAAAGATTACTGGTAGATACTTTTTCTCGTGGTATAAAGTAATTAAGCTTTCCCTTAAAATTGTACTACAGATTGTTTTAACAAATACCTAAACATACAAACCTGTTTCTCAAAAATCGTTATTGACAtgtttactttatatttatgctCTTTGTTGAATATAGAAACCTCTAATAACGGAATAAGTCTCCTGGCAATAGTAACATTAAGTGTAGCTATCTCATATATCtatcatattttatcattgtttttttttcttaactacctgtatggctttatagaGATCATCGTGAGAAACCTGTAAAGtcaggcaactagatgtaTAACATGGTGCAATCCGGGTTTGTTTTCATTGCAGGAAGACCTGACGGGATCGCTTGTGTACCTGATTAACCTACTCCATGATCGTGGTCTGCATTCTGAAGCGGACCCCGAGCTCTTCATCAGAGGACGCAACTGGTACCATCATGAGGAGATGACATCACGCATCTATTTCGGTATCTATGCCTGCCcggcagagactacaccttTCCACTTGTTTTGCACGCTTATTTTGCtacatccattttcacctttTCATCTCATACAATAAACTCATTCCTTCGGTTAATTCTCATTACCTTGTACTTTATGGTATCCGTATTCTGTATTTCTATCCGtgatcttattttaattttgaggaACAATTAACCATGATCCACTATTGGTTAGGTTTCCAGGTTGCAAGGTTGCGGGGGTTGCACACgggtcgcttcatgtaaaaatagAGTTGAATTCAGGATAGTGGTCACAAGCCACCCCTGGCTCTTTTCAAGAGACCTCTTTTCTTGACTCCCTACATATCTCTTTAGTGTTACTTTAGTTATGCATTATTCACTCTACATGCAAGCCCTGCCATCGCATAGTCGCCTTAATCTGATATCCTGAACActtccttaatttttttggtatcttaaataaaaaatctaaatcgtcCTGATTTAGCGTCGCTTCACTCGAAGCCACTCCGAATCCTGTGTTACAGATACCTACGTGAATTCTCTGATCCGCCTGAAGTTAGCTTCAGATCCCACAAATTTG is from Amyelois transitella isolate CPQ chromosome 13, ilAmyTran1.1, whole genome shotgun sequence and encodes:
- the LOC106138326 gene encoding ADP-ribosylation factor-binding protein GGA3 isoform X1 — encoded protein: MNVTLTSLEALILKATHETLPCPDPAALEAFCTIMRDSAEGPQLAAQALATRIHSHNPREAMLALTMLDRCMRRSDAGFHAEVGKFRFLNEMIKLVSPKYFADRTAPEVRTRVLQLLYAWSIEYPKETKFKVAYEMLKNQGVVKETPPPMPPEDTVSAPKSRAKNAIFEDEEKSKLLQKLLQSKKPEDLQHANRLIKTMVREEERRSEANSRRAQEVSAALDSAGLLMEMLRHAASASADEEQLIHELHARCARLRPVLQRLAAADADADNLSDILHANDVLDEVFEKYNTFVGHKEDKTKPQTTVIAERQESLLDFAGANPAHAARDQKNVIDELGDIFATEPTTNTITEPLKPVSLMPNEDVDLLGHKPKAEGWNVLDSLGEQLMKQSLPDSSKRVDSFNGKITKKIPMNALEKSPKKETQLLNNGAMLDLDFFTKKPEEKREQPTPVPSQTDDVMVDITDGASCNKSESPLDKILDIGLPLANSKCDNVESPIDKEVERKDSVKKYGEVKSLSDINVSLTSVQPSDVPPMTIFEEEGGVSVVLHFCKDKPRPDVNVIVVSTTSRSSLPIEDYRFQSVVPKGCKVRLLPASGSALPPRLPFVPSAALTQLLLLARPRAAPPPTLKFLITYTCDDDAYSEMGEVTDLPLDDI
- the LOC106138326 gene encoding ADP-ribosylation factor-binding protein GGA3 isoform X2 — its product is MNVTLTSLEALILKATHETLPCPDPAALEAFCTIMRDSAEGPQLAAQALATRIHSHNPREAMLALTMLDRCMRRSDAGFHAEVGKFRFLNEMIKLVSPKYFADRTAPEVRTRVLQLLYAWSIEYPKETKFKVAYEMLKNQGVVKETPPPMPPEDTVSAPKSRAKNAIFEDEEKSKLLQKLLQSKKPEDLQHANRLIKTMVREEERRSEANSRRAQEVSAALDSAGLLMEMLRHAASASADEEQLIHELHARCARLRPVLQRLAAADADADNLSDILHANDVLDEVFEKYNTFVGHKEDKTKPQTTVIAERQESLLDFAGANPAHAARDQKNVIDELGDIFATEPTTNTITEPLKPVSLMPNDVDLLGHKPKAEGWNVLDSLGEQLMKQSLPDSSKRVDSFNGKITKKIPMNALEKSPKKETQLLNNGAMLDLDFFTKKPEEKREQPTPVPSQTDDVMVDITDGASCNKSESPLDKILDIGLPLANSKCDNVESPIDKEVERKDSVKKYGEVKSLSDINVSLTSVQPSDVPPMTIFEEEGGVSVVLHFCKDKPRPDVNVIVVSTTSRSSLPIEDYRFQSVVPKGCKVRLLPASGSALPPRLPFVPSAALTQLLLLARPRAAPPPTLKFLITYTCDDDAYSEMGEVTDLPLDDI